A genome region from Geothermobacter hydrogeniphilus includes the following:
- a CDS encoding DUF3467 domain-containing protein: MEEKKGTQNQQELRIEIQLDEETAQGCYANLAVVNHTDAEFTLDFIFVQPQAPRAKVRSRVITSPRHVKRLIQVLQENMARYEARFGPVTVEPGPEREPVGHYH; this comes from the coding sequence ATGGAAGAGAAGAAGGGGACGCAGAACCAGCAGGAGCTGCGCATCGAAATCCAGCTTGATGAAGAAACCGCCCAGGGCTGCTATGCCAACCTGGCGGTGGTCAATCATACCGATGCCGAGTTTACCCTCGATTTCATTTTTGTTCAGCCCCAGGCACCGCGGGCCAAGGTGCGTTCGCGGGTGATCACCTCGCCGCGGCATGTCAAGCGGTTGATCCAGGTGCTGCAGGAGAACATGGCGCGTTACGAAGCCCGGTTCGGGCCGGTGACGGTCGAGCCCGGGCCGGAACGGGAACCGGTCGGGCATTATCACTGA
- a CDS encoding glycine betaine ABC transporter substrate-binding protein — translation MKQKVRLLVGCFVVLLVCLSLSPGSARACVGKTLVLGAVNNPQQQVLAQLLAVLISERTGTTVKVVNFDNHRQIHQALLKADLDMYIEYTGAGQVDILHGEPITDAKQLYQAVKKTYNQDLNLIWLKPLGFSAEGVAPPGVPAEAAPVVRKDTLKKFPALARLINKLGGRVDQDEIRQLETAAASQPPRRVARAFLKQKRLI, via the coding sequence ATGAAACAGAAAGTTCGTTTGCTGGTCGGTTGTTTCGTCGTGCTGCTGGTCTGCCTGTCGTTGTCGCCGGGGAGCGCTCGGGCCTGCGTCGGCAAGACCCTGGTCCTCGGCGCGGTCAACAATCCTCAGCAGCAGGTTCTCGCGCAACTACTGGCGGTGCTGATCAGTGAACGGACCGGGACCACGGTCAAGGTGGTCAATTTCGACAATCACCGGCAGATTCACCAGGCCTTGCTGAAGGCTGACCTCGACATGTACATCGAGTATACCGGCGCCGGGCAGGTTGACATCCTCCATGGCGAACCGATCACCGACGCGAAACAACTCTACCAGGCGGTGAAAAAGACCTACAATCAGGATCTCAACCTGATCTGGCTCAAGCCGCTTGGTTTCAGTGCCGAGGGGGTTGCCCCCCCCGGGGTTCCGGCCGAGGCGGCGCCGGTGGTACGCAAGGACACGCTGAAAAAGTTCCCCGCCCTGGCGCGCCTGATCAACAAGCTCGGCGGCCGGGTTGATCAGGATGAAATCAGGCAATTGGAAACCGCGGCCGCCAGTCAGCCGCCGCGCCGGGTGGCCCGGGCTTTCCTCAAACAGAAACGACTGATCTAG
- a CDS encoding DUF362 domain-containing protein has translation MNRRAFIRRSLQVAALTAVGGLPCLDLQALPAVAADPPLALRKGTDIPRLVRETVAALGGMRRFVKPGETVVVKPNIGWDRTVEMAANTHPEVVREVVLLCLEAGAGRVRVFDRTCNDPRRCYRQSGIEDILREIPDKRLRVEHMDRRAYHELAIAGGVKLNRWSFYRPALEADRFINLPIAKHHSISGLTLGMKNVMGVIGGNRGVLHRGIDQALVDINQVVHTDLTIIDATRILVANGPQGGRLEDVEVRNTLIASPDIVAADAMGTTLFGLQPADLPSVVAGARRGLGVMDLDRVRMV, from the coding sequence GTGAATCGTCGCGCCTTCATCCGCCGCAGTCTGCAGGTTGCGGCCCTGACGGCCGTCGGAGGTCTTCCCTGCCTTGATCTGCAGGCCCTGCCGGCGGTCGCGGCCGACCCGCCCCTGGCTCTGCGCAAGGGTACCGATATCCCCCGGCTGGTGCGTGAAACGGTTGCCGCCCTGGGCGGCATGCGGCGATTTGTCAAACCGGGGGAGACGGTGGTGGTCAAGCCGAATATCGGCTGGGACCGTACCGTTGAGATGGCCGCCAATACCCACCCCGAGGTTGTCAGGGAAGTTGTCCTGCTCTGTCTTGAAGCCGGTGCCGGGCGGGTGAGGGTGTTCGACCGGACCTGCAATGATCCGCGTCGCTGTTACCGCCAGAGCGGTATCGAGGATATCCTGCGGGAGATTCCCGACAAGCGGCTGCGGGTCGAACACATGGATCGCCGCGCCTATCACGAGCTGGCTATCGCCGGCGGCGTCAAGCTGAATCGCTGGTCCTTTTACCGGCCCGCCCTAGAGGCGGACCGCTTTATCAACCTGCCGATCGCCAAGCATCATTCGATCTCGGGCCTGACTCTCGGGATGAAGAATGTCATGGGAGTGATCGGCGGCAATCGCGGGGTCCTGCACCGCGGTATCGATCAGGCCCTGGTTGACATCAACCAGGTGGTTCACACCGATCTGACCATCATCGACGCGACCCGCATCCTGGTCGCCAACGGTCCCCAGGGAGGACGGCTGGAGGATGTTGAAGTGCGCAACACCCTGATCGCGTCCCCCGATATTGTCGCCGCCGATGCCATGGGCACCACTCTCTTCGGCCTGCAGCCGGCGGATCTCCCCTCGGTCGTTGCCGGTGCCCGTCGCGGGCTCGGGGTGATGGACCTTGACCGGGTGCGGATGGTCTGA
- a CDS encoding 4Fe-4S binding protein codes for MNGLRRLRIVCQLGCLLGFFWLFVATEYRGLDELPYPVSLLFRIDPLAALADFFAPGAFAWRLLWPALLVIVATGLLGRFFCGWICPLGTTLDGAGRLLKSPGGRPRPGLRKIKYLLLLGLSAAALFGVQVFGWFDPLSLFLRTLTFSLYPVYNLFANRVFDFFYDHQLPLISDLVNGAYPFWRDHLMAFQQPVFALGLFTALVFLAVLLLEKFERRFWCRNLCPLGALLGLCSRHALVRREPASLCSDCSRCQSACRMAATGSDGHARSECVLCFECTEYCPAERVRFGFHSREGSGQVDLRRREVVTALAVGALVGPTASIAPAAASADSYLLRPPGAVAEDEFLRRCIRCGECLKVCIGRALQPAWLDAGPLGLWTPRLVARFGYCEYNCTLCGQVCPTGALRPLTLEQKHKTVIGLAVLDKDRCLPYARNEECLVCEEHCPTGRKAIVFEQKQVLVRSRIKMLKIPRVVGKLCIGCGICETRCPVEGRSAIRVTNENESRRKRDGLAWKADEKRPSA; via the coding sequence ATGAACGGTCTGCGCCGCCTGCGGATCGTCTGCCAGCTCGGCTGCCTGCTCGGCTTCTTCTGGCTGTTTGTGGCCACTGAATATCGTGGTCTGGATGAACTCCCTTACCCGGTCTCGCTGCTCTTCCGCATCGACCCGCTGGCCGCCCTGGCCGATTTCTTCGCCCCCGGCGCCTTCGCCTGGCGCCTGCTCTGGCCGGCACTGCTGGTCATCGTCGCGACCGGTCTGCTCGGACGTTTCTTCTGTGGCTGGATCTGTCCGTTGGGAACCACCCTCGACGGTGCCGGCAGACTGCTGAAAAGCCCCGGCGGCAGGCCCCGCCCGGGGCTGCGCAAGATCAAGTACCTGCTGTTGCTGGGCCTTTCCGCCGCCGCCCTGTTCGGCGTCCAGGTTTTCGGCTGGTTTGACCCCTTAAGCCTGTTTCTGCGTACCCTGACCTTCAGTCTCTATCCGGTCTACAACCTGTTCGCCAACCGGGTTTTCGATTTTTTCTATGACCATCAACTGCCGCTGATTTCTGACCTGGTCAATGGCGCCTATCCCTTCTGGCGCGATCACCTGATGGCCTTTCAGCAGCCGGTTTTTGCCCTCGGGCTTTTTACCGCGCTGGTTTTTCTCGCGGTGCTGCTGCTGGAAAAGTTCGAGCGTCGTTTCTGGTGCCGCAACCTCTGCCCCCTCGGCGCTCTGCTCGGTCTCTGTTCCCGTCACGCGCTGGTGCGCCGTGAACCGGCGTCGCTGTGCAGTGACTGCAGCCGCTGTCAGAGCGCCTGCCGCATGGCGGCAACCGGCAGCGACGGCCACGCCCGCAGTGAATGCGTCCTCTGTTTCGAGTGCACTGAATACTGCCCCGCAGAGCGGGTCCGTTTCGGTTTTCACAGCCGTGAAGGATCCGGGCAGGTCGATCTGCGGCGCCGCGAGGTGGTCACCGCTCTGGCGGTCGGGGCATTGGTCGGTCCGACCGCTTCCATTGCCCCGGCGGCGGCTTCCGCCGATTCCTACCTGCTGCGACCGCCGGGAGCGGTGGCCGAAGATGAATTCCTGCGCCGCTGCATCCGTTGTGGAGAATGTCTCAAGGTCTGTATCGGTCGGGCCCTGCAGCCAGCCTGGCTCGACGCCGGCCCGCTCGGGTTGTGGACCCCGCGCCTGGTGGCGCGTTTCGGCTACTGTGAATACAACTGCACCCTCTGCGGGCAGGTCTGTCCGACCGGGGCCCTCCGCCCGCTGACACTTGAACAGAAGCACAAGACGGTCATCGGCCTGGCGGTTCTCGACAAGGACCGCTGTCTGCCCTATGCCCGCAATGAAGAATGCCTGGTCTGTGAGGAACATTGTCCGACCGGTCGCAAGGCGATTGTTTTTGAACAGAAGCAGGTCCTGGTGCGGAGCCGGATCAAGATGTTGAAAATTCCGCGGGTGGTGGGAAAGCTGTGCATCGGTTGCGGTATCTGCGAAACCAGGTGCCCGGTCGAGGGGCGCTCCGCGATTCGGGTCACGAACGAGAACGAAAGCCGCAGGAAGCGTGATGGCCTGGCCTGGAAGGCTGATGAAAAACGCCCATCTGCTTGA
- a CDS encoding diguanylate cyclase: MKSAILIIDDSKLARQQVIDILKEKSLFKFVYEAGDGIEGFKTALNRPIDLILCDVEMPGMDGFKFLRMMNSREELQDIPIIMLTGREDSETKVRGLEEGASDYVTKPFDPAEMIARVKVQLKIKSLQDKLKKSNQMLLELSHTDPLTGLNNRRFMMEGLAKEFERSQRKNAPLSMIMIDIDHFKTINDTYGHQKGDAVLQGLATLLKQHLRQYDTAARYGGEEFALILPETGIEEAAQVAERLRQATEKLVFEDLSQLRMTASFGIATTPADTVQSLDDLIREADYALYNAKRAGRNRVEAMVA, translated from the coding sequence ATGAAATCAGCCATCCTGATCATTGACGATTCGAAACTTGCCCGGCAGCAGGTCATCGATATCCTGAAGGAAAAATCCCTGTTCAAATTCGTCTACGAGGCCGGTGACGGCATCGAGGGCTTCAAAACCGCCCTGAATCGACCGATCGACCTGATTCTCTGTGATGTTGAAATGCCGGGGATGGACGGCTTCAAATTTCTGAGGATGATGAACAGCCGGGAAGAACTGCAGGATATCCCGATCATCATGCTGACCGGACGCGAGGACAGTGAAACCAAGGTCCGCGGACTGGAAGAGGGAGCCAGCGACTATGTCACCAAGCCTTTCGACCCGGCCGAAATGATCGCCCGGGTCAAGGTGCAGCTGAAAATCAAGTCACTGCAGGACAAGCTCAAAAAGAGCAACCAGATGCTGCTGGAACTCTCGCATACCGACCCGCTGACCGGACTCAACAACCGCCGCTTCATGATGGAGGGGCTGGCCAAGGAATTCGAGCGCAGCCAGCGAAAGAACGCCCCTCTGTCGATGATCATGATCGATATTGATCATTTCAAAACCATCAACGACACCTACGGGCACCAGAAGGGGGATGCGGTTCTGCAGGGACTCGCCACGCTGCTCAAGCAACACCTGCGGCAGTACGACACCGCCGCCCGCTACGGCGGCGAAGAGTTTGCCCTGATCCTGCCGGAAACCGGCATTGAAGAAGCGGCGCAGGTCGCCGAGCGGCTCCGGCAGGCCACCGAAAAACTGGTTTTCGAAGATTTGAGTCAACTGCGGATGACCGCCAGTTTCGGCATCGCCACCACGCCGGCGGATACGGTTCAGTCACTCGATGACCTGATCCGGGAGGCCGACTACGCCCTCTACAACGCCAAGCGCGCCGGCCGCAACCGGGTCGAAGCGATGGTGGCCTGA
- a CDS encoding MerR family transcriptional regulator, whose amino-acid sequence MSLVKTWYEPQAAADKFGIPLSRVKAWVDDGLVRFENEEGKLVRVNIDDVRLEVETMVRFN is encoded by the coding sequence ATGTCGTTGGTCAAGACCTGGTATGAACCGCAGGCCGCTGCTGATAAATTCGGTATTCCTCTTTCCCGGGTGAAGGCCTGGGTCGATGACGGACTGGTCCGGTTCGAGAATGAAGAGGGAAAACTTGTCCGCGTCAATATTGACGATGTGAGACTGGAAGTTGAGACCATGGTACGCTTCAACTGA
- the lhgO gene encoding L-2-hydroxyglutarate oxidase — MRPDCTLVVIGGGIVGLATARKLLEVRPGLRLQVLEKDAEVACQQTGHNSGVIHSGLYYRPGSLKARLCGEGREALYDYCRRREIPFERCGKLVVALDAEEVQRLEALQRRGEANGLEGLQWLDKAGLKRYEPHVAGISGLWVPQTGVVDYRRVAAALAEDIEAAGGEVVTGCRVGRIRPAGDGFFLETSRGRRRCRYLVNCAGLQSDLVARRAGLDPAVRIVPFRGEYYHLGERGAGLVRHLIYPVPNPDLPFLGVHFTRGIDGRVEAGPNAVLAFKREGYRRCDVSPIDLLQTLSYPGFWKMAAGFWRIGIAECHRSLSRQAFLADLQRLLPDLNAADLRDWGSGVRAQAVDRHGTLVDDFVIASAPGMIHVLNAPSPAATAALAIAGEIVRRAQEEFGL, encoded by the coding sequence ATGAGGCCTGATTGCACCCTGGTGGTGATCGGCGGCGGAATTGTCGGTCTGGCGACTGCCCGAAAGTTGCTCGAAGTACGGCCTGGATTGCGGTTGCAGGTGCTGGAAAAGGATGCCGAGGTCGCCTGTCAGCAGACCGGTCACAACAGCGGTGTCATCCATTCCGGGCTCTATTACCGGCCAGGTTCCCTCAAGGCCCGTCTCTGCGGAGAGGGGCGGGAAGCGTTGTATGACTATTGCCGGCGGCGGGAGATTCCCTTTGAACGCTGTGGGAAGCTGGTTGTGGCGCTGGATGCGGAAGAAGTCCAGCGCCTTGAAGCTCTGCAGCGACGCGGCGAGGCCAACGGGCTTGAGGGCCTGCAGTGGCTGGATAAGGCCGGACTGAAGCGGTATGAGCCGCATGTCGCGGGGATCTCCGGACTGTGGGTGCCCCAGACCGGGGTGGTTGACTATCGCCGGGTCGCGGCGGCCCTGGCCGAGGATATCGAGGCGGCCGGGGGAGAGGTGGTGACCGGTTGCCGGGTCGGGCGTATTCGGCCTGCCGGGGATGGTTTCTTCCTTGAGACCAGCCGTGGCCGCAGGCGCTGTCGTTACCTGGTCAACTGCGCCGGTCTGCAGAGCGACCTGGTCGCGCGGCGCGCCGGTCTTGACCCGGCGGTACGCATCGTACCGTTTCGCGGCGAGTATTATCATCTCGGCGAGCGGGGGGCTGGACTGGTCCGGCACCTGATCTACCCGGTACCGAATCCCGACCTGCCCTTTCTCGGTGTTCATTTCACCCGCGGCATCGATGGTCGGGTCGAGGCCGGGCCGAACGCGGTGCTGGCCTTCAAGCGTGAAGGGTACCGGCGCTGCGATGTCTCTCCCATTGATCTTCTGCAGACCCTGAGTTATCCGGGGTTCTGGAAAATGGCCGCCGGATTCTGGCGGATCGGCATCGCCGAATGTCACCGTTCCCTGAGCCGTCAGGCATTCCTCGCCGATCTGCAACGCCTGTTGCCGGACCTGAACGCCGCCGATCTGCGGGATTGGGGCAGCGGCGTCCGTGCCCAGGCGGTGGATCGGCACGGGACGCTGGTCGATGATTTCGTCATCGCGTCGGCGCCGGGCATGATCCATGTTCTCAACGCGCCCTCGCCGGCGGCGACCGCCGCGCTGGCGATTGCCGGAGAGATTGTGCGGCGGGCGCAGGAGGAATTCGGACTTTGA
- the hgcB gene encoding mercury methylation ferredoxin HgcB has protein sequence MREYAYLNEYVSLQLDSGKCTGCGLCQQVCPHAVLRVEDGKARIDARERCMECGACAKNCAFDALKVEAGVGCASAIIYGWLTGKEASCDCSGGC, from the coding sequence ATGCGCGAATATGCTTATCTGAACGAATACGTCAGTCTTCAACTGGACAGCGGGAAGTGTACCGGCTGCGGACTCTGCCAACAGGTCTGCCCCCACGCCGTACTGCGGGTGGAGGACGGCAAGGCCCGCATCGACGCCCGCGAGCGCTGCATGGAATGCGGTGCCTGCGCCAAAAACTGCGCCTTTGACGCCCTCAAGGTCGAAGCCGGGGTCGGCTGCGCCAGTGCCATCATCTACGGCTGGCTGACCGGCAAGGAAGCGAGCTGTGACTGCAGCGGAGGCTGCTGA
- the hgcA gene encoding mercury methylation corrinoid protein HgcA, translating into MAEPASSQQKCSCGPAESETAKPADNPATSSCCPPRTDSTREDSISSCCSPPTSAVEGSGTPGCCETTTESSCCTEDDTAIRHSWERPGHRLWHFVCGFLPTPVGEVPQVSTRLTTLDHIGRWQMRWGIGRDRYRVAPGLYAVGNPDADSDVLVSANYKLSFDALRRELQGHDLWLLVLETHGINVWCAAGKGTFGTEEIIRRVRETGLDRVVSHRRLIVPQLGAPGVAGHEVRRDCGFKVIYGPVRASDLPAFLDAGYQAGEEMRRVRFSTGDRLILTPVELTGLGRPTLYALLAVLILGGIGPSIFSFNALVHRGGGALLVFIAGLLAGAVITPILLPWLPWRPFAAKGALVGSIIALLTLLIFGRDLGTADGFALLLALPAIASWYAMNFTGSSTFTSPSGVEKEMRRSIPLQAAALLIAAGSWLWAAF; encoded by the coding sequence ATGGCAGAACCCGCTTCATCACAGCAGAAATGCAGCTGCGGACCGGCTGAAAGCGAAACAGCGAAACCCGCCGATAACCCGGCAACATCTTCCTGCTGCCCGCCGCGGACAGATTCGACGCGGGAGGACAGCATATCCTCCTGCTGTTCACCACCAACATCGGCAGTGGAGGGCAGCGGCACCCCCGGGTGCTGCGAAACGACAACCGAAAGCAGTTGCTGCACTGAGGATGACACCGCCATCCGCCATAGCTGGGAACGCCCCGGTCACCGTCTCTGGCACTTCGTCTGCGGCTTCCTGCCGACGCCGGTCGGTGAGGTGCCGCAGGTGAGCACCCGCCTGACGACCCTCGACCATATCGGTCGCTGGCAGATGCGCTGGGGCATCGGTCGCGACCGTTACCGGGTCGCACCCGGCCTCTACGCCGTCGGCAACCCCGATGCCGATTCCGATGTCCTGGTCAGCGCCAACTACAAGCTCAGCTTCGACGCCCTGCGCAGGGAACTGCAGGGGCACGATCTCTGGCTGCTGGTCCTCGAAACCCACGGCATCAACGTCTGGTGTGCCGCCGGCAAGGGAACCTTCGGTACAGAGGAAATCATCCGTCGGGTCAGAGAGACCGGACTGGACCGGGTCGTCAGCCACCGCCGGCTGATCGTCCCGCAACTCGGAGCGCCGGGCGTTGCCGGCCACGAGGTCAGACGCGACTGCGGCTTCAAAGTCATCTATGGCCCGGTGCGGGCAAGCGACCTGCCGGCCTTTCTCGATGCCGGATATCAGGCGGGCGAAGAGATGCGACGCGTCCGTTTCAGTACCGGGGACCGCCTGATTCTGACCCCGGTCGAACTGACCGGGCTCGGTCGACCGACCCTCTACGCGCTGCTGGCGGTGCTGATTCTCGGCGGCATCGGCCCCTCGATTTTCAGTTTCAACGCGCTCGTCCATCGCGGCGGCGGGGCGCTGCTGGTCTTTATCGCCGGCCTGCTGGCCGGAGCGGTCATCACGCCGATACTGCTGCCCTGGCTGCCCTGGCGGCCCTTTGCCGCAAAGGGGGCGCTGGTCGGCAGCATCATCGCGCTACTGACGCTGCTGATCTTCGGCCGGGACCTCGGCACGGCTGACGGATTCGCCCTGCTGCTGGCCCTGCCGGCCATCGCCTCCTGGTACGCGATGAATTTTACCGGCTCCAGCACCTTCACCTCCCCGTCCGGGGTGGAAAAGGAAATGCGCCGGTCAATCCCCCTGCAGGCGGCGGCACTCCTGATTGCTGCCGGAAGCTGGCTCTGGGCGGCTTTTTGA
- a CDS encoding 3-deoxy-7-phosphoheptulonate synthase: MMRTNNLNVSGLTPIIAPAELKQVLPVSERDAAFVTESRDAIKNILKGEDRRLFVVVGPCSIHDPKAALEYAEKLSVLSREVEDQLLLVMRVYFEKPRTTIGWKGLINDPDLDGSHLISKGLGIARRLLSDITSLQIPIAGEMLDTITPQYLADLISWGAIGARTTESQTHREMASGLSFPVGFKNGTDGNLRIALDAMQAAHHSHYFLGVNREGRTSIVHTIGNPDVHIVLRGGSNRPNYSPEDVATTEQELEKAGLSRGIMIDCSHGNSNKDHNRQAVVLDSVLEQLRAGNRSICGLMIESNLKAGNQPIQKDRGKMEYGVSITDKCIDWQTTEKLLRNAHATLKAMGGRPI; the protein is encoded by the coding sequence ATGATGCGCACCAACAACCTCAACGTCAGCGGCCTGACCCCGATCATCGCCCCGGCGGAACTGAAGCAGGTTCTGCCGGTCAGTGAACGTGACGCCGCCTTCGTCACCGAATCGCGCGATGCGATCAAGAATATTCTCAAGGGTGAGGATCGCAGGCTGTTCGTCGTCGTCGGCCCCTGCTCCATTCATGACCCGAAAGCGGCCCTGGAGTATGCCGAGAAACTGTCGGTTCTCAGCCGCGAAGTGGAAGACCAGCTGCTGCTGGTGATGCGGGTCTACTTCGAGAAACCGCGCACCACCATCGGCTGGAAGGGCCTGATCAACGATCCCGACCTCGACGGCTCCCACCTGATTTCCAAGGGACTCGGCATTGCCCGGCGGCTGCTCAGTGACATCACCTCGCTGCAGATCCCGATCGCCGGGGAGATGCTTGACACCATCACCCCGCAGTACCTGGCCGACCTCATCAGCTGGGGGGCAATCGGTGCCCGTACCACCGAATCCCAGACCCACCGGGAAATGGCCAGCGGTCTTTCCTTCCCGGTCGGCTTCAAGAACGGCACCGACGGCAATCTCAGGATCGCTCTCGACGCCATGCAGGCCGCCCATCACAGCCACTACTTCCTTGGCGTCAACCGCGAGGGCCGCACCTCCATCGTGCATACCATCGGCAACCCGGATGTTCATATCGTCCTGCGCGGCGGCAGCAACCGCCCCAACTACTCTCCCGAAGATGTGGCGACGACTGAGCAGGAGCTTGAAAAAGCCGGCCTGAGCCGCGGCATCATGATCGACTGCAGCCACGGCAACAGCAACAAGGATCACAACCGCCAGGCCGTGGTTCTGGACAGCGTGCTCGAACAGCTCAGGGCCGGCAACCGCTCGATCTGCGGGCTGATGATCGAGAGCAATCTCAAGGCCGGCAACCAGCCGATCCAGAAGGATCGCGGCAAAATGGAATACGGCGTCTCGATCACCGACAAGTGCATTGACTGGCAGACGACCGAAAAGCTGCTGCGCAACGCCCATGCGACCCTCAAGGCAATGGGCGGGCGCCCGATCTGA